The following proteins are co-located in the Paludibaculum fermentans genome:
- the tssC gene encoding type VI secretion system contractile sheath large subunit — MSNKAQAAAGAAPAESVVEKSLLDQIVEEGRLARDPESRESGKAMVKEFVSQFLDGSMTLSRDSEAMINARIAQIDHLISLQLNEVMHHPDFQKLEGSWRGLKYMVSNTECGENLKIKVLNASKKELLRDLQRASEFDQSAMFKKVYEEEFGIFGGHPFGALIGDYEFGKGPEDMELVQKISQVAAAAHAPFIAATNNSMFNLDSFADLAAPRDLAKVFDTTEYAKWKSFRASDDARYMALTMPHILLRDPYGKATRPIEEFDYEEDVDGTDHNKYLWGNAAWALGARITDSFARYNWCATIRGVEGGGKVEGLTVHNFKTEDGDIAMKCPTEVAITDRREKELADLGFVPLVHCKNTDYAAFFSVQSCQKAKLYDTDSANANARLSTNLSYILAVSRFAHYLKAMMRDKIGSFMTRGDCETFLNRWIKGYVVDSASASPSMKAKYPLSEARVDVMEVPGKPGSYRAVAFLKPHFQLEELTISMRLVADLPQPAG, encoded by the coding sequence ATGAGTAACAAAGCGCAAGCCGCGGCCGGGGCCGCGCCGGCGGAGTCAGTCGTCGAAAAGAGCCTGCTCGACCAGATTGTGGAAGAAGGCCGCCTCGCACGCGACCCGGAAAGCCGGGAATCAGGCAAGGCGATGGTGAAGGAGTTCGTCTCCCAGTTCCTGGATGGGTCGATGACCCTCTCCCGTGACTCAGAGGCGATGATCAACGCCCGTATCGCGCAGATCGACCATCTGATTTCCCTCCAGTTGAACGAAGTCATGCACCACCCTGACTTCCAGAAGCTGGAAGGCAGCTGGCGCGGCCTGAAGTACATGGTCAGCAATACCGAGTGCGGCGAGAACCTGAAGATCAAGGTCCTCAACGCATCCAAGAAGGAATTGCTGCGCGATCTCCAGCGCGCCTCGGAATTCGACCAGAGCGCGATGTTCAAGAAGGTTTACGAAGAAGAGTTCGGCATCTTCGGCGGACACCCGTTTGGCGCCCTCATCGGCGACTACGAGTTCGGCAAGGGGCCGGAGGACATGGAACTGGTCCAGAAGATCTCGCAGGTTGCCGCCGCGGCGCACGCGCCCTTCATCGCTGCGACCAACAACTCCATGTTCAATCTCGATTCGTTCGCCGACCTGGCCGCTCCGCGCGACCTGGCGAAGGTCTTCGACACGACGGAATACGCCAAGTGGAAGTCGTTCCGCGCGTCGGACGATGCCCGCTACATGGCGTTGACGATGCCGCACATCCTGCTGCGTGATCCTTATGGGAAGGCGACCCGCCCCATTGAGGAATTTGATTACGAAGAGGACGTCGACGGTACCGATCACAACAAGTACCTGTGGGGCAACGCCGCCTGGGCGTTGGGCGCCCGCATCACCGACTCCTTTGCCCGCTACAACTGGTGCGCCACCATCCGTGGCGTCGAGGGCGGCGGCAAGGTGGAAGGTCTGACGGTGCACAACTTCAAGACGGAAGATGGCGACATCGCCATGAAGTGCCCGACGGAAGTCGCCATCACGGACCGCCGTGAAAAGGAACTTGCCGATCTCGGGTTCGTTCCGCTGGTCCACTGTAAGAACACCGACTACGCGGCGTTCTTCAGCGTGCAGTCCTGCCAGAAGGCGAAGCTGTACGACACGGATTCGGCGAACGCCAATGCGCGCCTCTCGACGAACCTCAGCTACATCCTCGCGGTTTCCCGTTTCGCCCACTACCTCAAGGCCATGATGCGCGACAAGATCGGCAGCTTCATGACCCGCGGCGATTGCGAGACGTTCCTCAACCGCTGGATCAAAGGCTATGTCGTGGACAGCGCCAGCGCCTCTCCTTCCATGAAGGCGAAGTACCCGCTTTCGGAAGCTCGCGTCGACGTCATGGAAGTGCCGGGCAAGCCCGGTTCCTACCGTGCGGTCGCCTTCCTGAAGCCGCACTTCCAACTGGAAGAGCTCACGATCTCCATGCGCCTGGTGGCGGACCTTCCGCAACCGGCCGGGTAA
- a CDS encoding Hcp family type VI secretion system effector produces the protein MAYDAFMWLDGGEPTAEGETLDATYKDKKAFEIYSFSFGASNPTTIGSASGGAGAGKVSISSFNIMKKTDSASAAMFTNCAKGKHFDAAHVVLRKAGGVAIEYLKYNFEEVFVESIQWSGSSGGDDTPTESVSFAFGKMAIEYEPQLAKGEEGTKKTATWDIRTNMPS, from the coding sequence ATGGCATATGATGCATTTATGTGGCTCGATGGGGGGGAACCCACGGCCGAAGGCGAAACTCTTGACGCAACTTACAAGGATAAGAAGGCGTTCGAGATTTACAGCTTTTCCTTTGGCGCAAGCAATCCGACCACAATCGGATCGGCCTCCGGTGGCGCCGGCGCTGGCAAGGTGAGCATCTCTTCTTTCAACATCATGAAGAAGACCGACTCCGCCTCCGCTGCGATGTTCACCAACTGCGCCAAGGGTAAGCACTTCGACGCCGCCCACGTGGTGCTCCGCAAGGCCGGTGGCGTGGCCATCGAATACCTCAAGTACAATTTTGAGGAAGTGTTCGTCGAAAGCATCCAATGGAGCGGTTCCTCGGGCGGCGACGACACTCCGACCGAGTCTGTTTCCTTCGCTTTCGGCAAGATGGCGATCGAGTACGAACCCCAGCTGGCAAAGGGCGAAGAAGGCACCAAAAAGACCGCAACTTGGGACATCCGTACCAACATGCCGTCCTAA
- a CDS encoding type VI secretion system accessory protein TagJ has product MGAAELYRDGKLKEAIQALGAEIRDNPTDLRRRTFLFELLCLAGEYERASKHLSLLSSVSPDAEIGAIVYRSALVAERERQNAFEKKQYPETDNKVTGKALSGTLNGRPFHSIEDADPRIGMRFEVFVAGEYVWLPMEYVVSIKIEQPRFLRDTIWCSALIDTSPQFGDKKFGEVLMPAIYPLSWQHEDNNVKLGRATEWQDSEEGGIPFGQRMLVLDGEEAIPFLEVRDLQICAATEASAEADAVSAQ; this is encoded by the coding sequence GTGGGTGCTGCAGAGCTGTATCGTGACGGCAAATTAAAAGAAGCCATTCAGGCGCTGGGAGCCGAGATCCGGGACAACCCGACTGACCTCCGGCGCCGCACCTTCCTTTTCGAACTGCTGTGTCTGGCAGGAGAGTATGAACGGGCGTCAAAACACCTGAGCTTACTCTCCTCCGTCAGTCCTGACGCCGAAATTGGCGCCATCGTATATCGCTCGGCGCTGGTGGCGGAGCGGGAACGGCAGAATGCGTTTGAGAAGAAGCAATACCCGGAGACGGATAACAAAGTAACCGGGAAGGCTCTGTCCGGGACGCTGAATGGGCGGCCCTTTCACTCCATCGAAGACGCGGATCCGCGCATTGGCATGCGCTTTGAGGTCTTCGTCGCGGGTGAATATGTTTGGCTGCCAATGGAATATGTAGTTTCGATCAAGATCGAGCAGCCGCGGTTCCTACGGGATACGATCTGGTGCAGCGCGCTCATCGACACGAGTCCCCAGTTCGGGGACAAAAAGTTCGGCGAAGTGCTCATGCCGGCGATCTACCCCTTGTCCTGGCAGCACGAAGACAATAACGTGAAGCTGGGCCGCGCAACAGAGTGGCAGGATTCGGAAGAAGGCGGCATTCCGTTCGGCCAGAGGATGCTGGTGTTGGATGGTGAGGAAGCCATTCCCTTCCTGGAGGTCCGCGATCTGCAGATTTGTGCGGCCACGGAGGCCTCCGCCGAGGCCGATGCGGTGTCCGCGCAGTAA
- the tssA gene encoding type VI secretion system protein TssA: MPLRDDLLTPIPGSNPSGVSLRYDPITDKVKEARREDIEAPQGEWKTALKVADHVQAIKLASEALAKRGKDLQLAVWLVDSHIRKEGFAMLGPSFQFLRDLLDQFWDTIYPEIEDGDTETRSAPLEWLGGKLEEPVRALPITSSKLTWISYKESRTVGYEKDAVGDEKKKTRQKLVADGKVTAEDFDAAVEATPKAFLENIQAQIDAGLEALSGLIELCDDKFGEYSPSFIKSRTALEEIVQFVKTTIAKKGGPTPVAAPVVAAPPPPPPVVEAAPVAAPAPAPVAAPAPVAAAPAPAPSSGGGIDPADIEDAGRRLAAVARFLRKKDVYAIGPYLMLRGHRFGELRYNGPDIDAKMLAAPPPEIRAELKERFLASNWDGVLETTEKAMELPCGRGWLDIQRYTVRALEKKGAWFKFVADAVRTETRGLLTDLPKLLSMTLLDDTPTANPDTMKWITEEVLLPSEGGEGQPAPAVQEAPQAAAPPPPPPPPPPPQVAFDTEPPSMEEETSDEDKDAFDQALSAARAGRLDEAIQTVTEALARERTGRGRYKRRMQLAHLFVAAQKQKIAFPMLRELAAEIDRRQLENWEAGEVLAHPLALLLQCMATIGGEEAQKAELYDRICRLDPVQALKYQE; encoded by the coding sequence ATGCCTCTTCGCGACGATCTGTTAACGCCGATTCCCGGCAGCAACCCCAGCGGCGTCTCACTACGCTACGACCCGATCACCGACAAGGTGAAAGAGGCTCGACGCGAGGACATCGAAGCTCCCCAGGGTGAGTGGAAGACAGCGCTCAAGGTTGCCGATCATGTCCAGGCGATCAAGTTGGCCAGTGAGGCGCTGGCCAAGCGCGGCAAGGACCTTCAACTCGCTGTCTGGCTGGTCGACTCTCACATTCGCAAAGAAGGGTTTGCGATGCTGGGGCCGTCTTTCCAATTCCTGAGAGACCTGCTCGACCAGTTCTGGGACACAATCTATCCCGAAATTGAAGACGGTGACACCGAAACGCGTTCGGCACCCTTGGAATGGCTGGGCGGGAAGCTGGAAGAGCCTGTCCGCGCGCTGCCCATCACTTCCAGTAAGCTCACCTGGATCTCCTACAAAGAGTCCCGCACCGTCGGCTACGAAAAAGACGCGGTTGGGGACGAGAAGAAGAAGACCAGGCAGAAGCTGGTCGCCGATGGCAAAGTGACCGCGGAAGACTTCGACGCGGCGGTGGAAGCCACGCCGAAGGCCTTTCTCGAGAACATCCAGGCGCAGATCGATGCGGGACTGGAAGCGCTCAGCGGCCTGATCGAGCTCTGCGACGATAAATTCGGCGAGTATTCGCCGAGCTTCATTAAATCGCGCACGGCGCTGGAAGAGATTGTCCAGTTCGTCAAAACCACCATCGCCAAGAAGGGCGGGCCAACGCCAGTGGCCGCTCCGGTGGTGGCTGCTCCTCCCCCGCCGCCCCCAGTCGTGGAAGCTGCGCCCGTGGCCGCACCCGCTCCGGCGCCCGTCGCCGCGCCTGCGCCAGTGGCTGCCGCCCCTGCGCCCGCACCATCCTCCGGCGGGGGCATCGACCCCGCTGATATCGAGGACGCAGGCCGCCGCCTGGCTGCCGTAGCCCGCTTCCTGCGCAAGAAAGACGTTTACGCCATCGGCCCCTACCTGATGCTGCGCGGCCACCGTTTTGGTGAGCTCCGCTACAACGGACCGGACATAGACGCGAAAATGCTCGCCGCTCCGCCGCCCGAGATCCGCGCCGAGTTGAAGGAACGTTTCCTCGCTTCCAATTGGGATGGTGTTCTGGAAACGACGGAAAAGGCGATGGAGCTTCCTTGCGGCCGTGGTTGGCTGGACATCCAGCGCTACACCGTGCGTGCGCTGGAAAAGAAAGGCGCCTGGTTCAAATTCGTCGCCGATGCGGTCCGGACGGAGACCCGCGGCCTGTTGACTGACCTCCCCAAGTTGCTCAGCATGACGCTGTTGGATGATACGCCTACGGCGAATCCCGACACGATGAAGTGGATCACTGAGGAGGTATTGCTCCCGTCTGAAGGAGGCGAGGGGCAACCCGCGCCTGCCGTTCAGGAAGCGCCGCAGGCTGCCGCTCCCCCTCCGCCGCCACCACCGCCTCCGCCGCCCCAGGTGGCCTTCGACACGGAGCCTCCCTCCATGGAGGAGGAGACGTCCGACGAGGACAAAGACGCGTTCGATCAGGCCTTGTCCGCGGCGCGCGCAGGCCGCCTGGACGAAGCCATCCAAACGGTGACCGAGGCCCTGGCCCGCGAACGGACCGGCCGCGGCCGCTACAAGCGGCGCATGCAATTGGCTCACCTGTTCGTCGCCGCCCAGAAGCAGAAGATCGCATTCCCCATGCTGCGCGAACTGGCGGCTGAGATCGATCGCCGTCAACTCGAAAACTGGGAGGCTGGCGAAGTGCTGGCCCACCCGCTCGCTCTTCTGTTGCAATGCATGGCTACGATCGGCGGTGAAGAGGCTCAGAAAGCGGAACTCTATGACCGCATCTGCCGCCTCGACCCCGTGCAGGCCTTAAAATATCAAGAGTAG
- the tssE gene encoding type VI secretion system baseplate subunit TssE, whose amino-acid sequence MASQLPEQTLQQPLLDRLIDLEPWVKVEVLPSRAQAIRSLKESIKRDLEWVFNTRKTEEEAPKSMVELRHSLYHFGLMDMTSIRLHSAEDEKNLLRAIETAVEFFEPRLKQVRVTSQEPLYKQERNLHFTIDAMLMLDPAPEAISFDTYLDLTRGEYQVKA is encoded by the coding sequence ATGGCCTCGCAACTTCCGGAACAGACGCTGCAACAACCGCTGCTCGACCGGTTGATCGACCTCGAGCCTTGGGTCAAGGTGGAGGTTCTGCCTTCCCGCGCCCAGGCCATCCGCAGTCTGAAGGAGTCCATTAAGCGCGATCTCGAATGGGTCTTCAACACTCGCAAAACCGAGGAAGAGGCGCCCAAATCGATGGTGGAGCTACGCCACTCGCTCTATCACTTCGGACTCATGGACATGACCTCCATCCGCCTGCACTCAGCCGAAGACGAGAAGAATCTCCTGCGCGCCATCGAAACGGCGGTTGAGTTCTTTGAGCCGAGGCTGAAGCAGGTGAGAGTCACCTCTCAGGAACCCCTTTATAAGCAGGAAAGAAACCTGCACTTCACGATCGACGCAATGCTCATGCTCGATCCCGCGCCCGAGGCCATCTCCTTCGACACTTACCTGGATCTGACCCGAGGCGAGTATCAAGTGAAGGCTTGA
- the tssF gene encoding type VI secretion system baseplate subunit TssF: MRDELLQYYEKELSFLRRMGAEFAERYPKIATRLVLEPNKCEDPHVERLLEGFAFLAARVRLKIDDEFPEITEALLNILFPHYLRPLPSMSIAEFHVDSEQVKPESGFKIERGAVLSSRPVAGAPCKFRTSYDLTFWPVEVAAADWRTQDRVRSIGEMAGAAGVIRLVLRCQGDLTFGKLALDRLRFYLDGESSTMHTLYEVLSNNCLQIIVRDPSPKSSIKPLILSPDSLRPMGFEEDEAVLPYPRRSFSGYQIIQEYFAFPQKFMFFELNGLDAVCEAGFQNSVEITFVISPFERSDRRQALEVGINSKTFRLNCTPIINLFPHTAEPILLDHTRYEYHVIPDVNRRTALEIFSVEEVASVNPDSEEVTVLEPLYSFRHADAKSASQVFWYTRRGPATLRNDNGTEIYLSISNAAGKHTRPKADVLNVRTICSNRDLPGSLPFGNEAGDFTLDAAAPVNRIVALRKPTTTVRAPQRKNLFWRMISMFSLNYLSLVEEGGDAFREMLRLYNFAETSYGEKQIEGLTALRSRREFAPVVYDDGTSFARGTHISMDFDEEQFVGEGVFLFAAVLERFLGLYVSLNSFTQLEVRTKQRKEVLKEWPPRTGRRVLI; the protein is encoded by the coding sequence ATGCGGGACGAACTTCTCCAGTACTACGAAAAAGAGCTCAGCTTCCTGCGCCGCATGGGCGCCGAGTTTGCTGAACGCTACCCGAAAATCGCCACCCGTTTGGTTCTGGAACCCAACAAATGTGAAGATCCCCACGTCGAGCGCCTGCTCGAGGGCTTCGCATTTCTCGCCGCGCGCGTCCGGCTGAAGATCGACGACGAGTTCCCTGAGATCACCGAGGCGCTGCTGAACATTCTGTTCCCGCACTACCTGCGGCCGCTGCCCTCCATGTCGATCGCTGAGTTCCACGTTGACTCGGAACAGGTCAAGCCCGAAAGCGGATTCAAAATCGAGCGTGGAGCGGTCCTGTCCTCACGTCCCGTCGCCGGCGCACCGTGCAAGTTCAGAACCAGCTACGACCTCACATTCTGGCCGGTGGAAGTCGCTGCAGCCGACTGGCGCACGCAGGATCGCGTGCGTAGCATCGGGGAGATGGCGGGCGCCGCGGGCGTCATCCGTCTTGTCCTCCGCTGCCAGGGCGACCTGACCTTCGGCAAACTGGCGCTGGACCGGCTCCGCTTCTACCTCGACGGCGAGAGCAGCACGATGCACACGCTCTATGAGGTCCTGTCCAATAACTGCCTCCAGATCATCGTGCGCGATCCTTCGCCCAAGTCCTCGATCAAGCCCCTGATTCTCTCGCCGGATTCCCTGCGGCCCATGGGATTTGAGGAAGACGAGGCCGTTCTCCCCTATCCCAGGCGTTCCTTCTCCGGTTATCAGATCATCCAGGAATATTTCGCCTTCCCGCAGAAGTTCATGTTCTTCGAACTCAACGGCCTGGATGCCGTCTGCGAGGCTGGCTTCCAGAACAGCGTGGAGATTACCTTCGTGATCTCACCGTTCGAGCGGTCGGACCGCCGGCAAGCCCTGGAAGTGGGCATCAATTCGAAGACGTTCCGCCTCAATTGCACCCCGATCATCAACCTTTTCCCTCATACCGCGGAGCCCATCCTGCTGGATCACACCCGGTATGAGTACCACGTCATTCCGGATGTGAACCGGCGCACCGCGTTGGAGATCTTCTCCGTGGAAGAGGTGGCCAGCGTCAATCCGGATTCCGAGGAAGTGACGGTTCTCGAGCCGCTTTACTCTTTCCGTCATGCCGACGCCAAGTCCGCCAGCCAGGTCTTCTGGTACACCCGCCGTGGACCAGCGACTTTGCGCAATGACAACGGCACGGAGATCTACCTTTCCATTTCAAACGCGGCGGGCAAGCACACGAGGCCCAAAGCCGATGTCCTGAACGTCAGGACTATCTGCTCCAATCGCGACCTGCCTGGCAGTTTGCCCTTTGGCAACGAAGCGGGAGATTTTACCCTGGATGCGGCCGCTCCCGTCAATCGCATCGTAGCGTTACGCAAGCCCACCACCACCGTGCGTGCCCCCCAGAGGAAGAACCTGTTCTGGCGCATGATCTCGATGTTCTCGCTGAATTACCTCTCCCTGGTGGAGGAGGGCGGAGACGCATTCCGCGAAATGCTCCGCCTGTACAATTTTGCCGAGACTTCCTACGGCGAAAAGCAGATCGAAGGGCTCACCGCGCTCCGTTCCAGGCGCGAATTCGCGCCGGTCGTCTATGACGATGGAACCTCTTTTGCCCGCGGCACACACATCTCGATGGACTTTGACGAAGAGCAGTTCGTTGGCGAAGGGGTGTTTCTCTTCGCGGCGGTGCTCGAGCGCTTCCTCGGCCTGTACGTTTCGCTCAACAGCTTCACACAGCTGGAAGTGCGAACCAAACAGCGAAAGGAGGTACTCAAGGAATGGCCGCCAAGGACGGGCAGAAGGGTACTGATTTAG
- the tssG gene encoding type VI secretion system baseplate subunit TssG yields MAAKDGQKGTDLAPTKLSEVLEQKPYRFQFFQAVRLLERFLDERTPVGGYGNPSAEVVRLAVHASTQFPASEIQSLQKQETGPPRMTVNFFGLTGPVGVLPTAYTEMLAERLRSKDTTLRDFLDIFHHRILSLFYMAWRKNRAPVMFERAEKDQFSGRLMSLVGLGTRGMRNRQEIPDSAFLFYAGLLMMQTRPAAALESILRDYFGAGVEVGQFVGGWYPVSPGAQCKLGEEGYSSRLGRGAVVGDEIWDRQSRIRVKIGPLTRSHYDDFLPGGDSHRRLKAWITLFAGLECDVEVQLVLRREQVPACELSGAGGKGPRLGWTTWVNNKPFDRHPDDAVFEILRPA; encoded by the coding sequence ATGGCCGCCAAGGACGGGCAGAAGGGTACTGATTTAGCCCCCACCAAACTGAGCGAAGTCCTCGAGCAAAAACCATACCGCTTCCAGTTCTTCCAGGCGGTCCGGCTGCTGGAGCGCTTTCTCGATGAGCGCACGCCCGTAGGCGGTTACGGGAACCCGTCCGCCGAAGTGGTGCGCCTGGCCGTGCATGCGTCCACCCAGTTCCCGGCGAGTGAAATCCAGTCTCTCCAGAAGCAGGAGACCGGTCCGCCGCGGATGACCGTGAACTTCTTCGGCTTGACGGGCCCGGTCGGCGTCCTGCCGACGGCCTACACCGAAATGCTGGCCGAACGGCTGCGGTCCAAGGACACGACCCTTCGAGATTTTCTCGATATCTTCCATCACCGCATCCTCTCGCTCTTCTATATGGCGTGGCGCAAGAATCGCGCGCCCGTCATGTTTGAACGCGCAGAGAAGGATCAGTTCTCCGGCCGGCTCATGAGCCTGGTCGGGCTCGGTACGCGCGGCATGCGCAACCGGCAGGAAATCCCCGACTCCGCCTTTCTCTTCTACGCCGGCCTGCTCATGATGCAGACTCGCCCGGCCGCGGCTCTGGAGAGCATTCTCAGGGATTACTTCGGAGCCGGCGTCGAGGTCGGACAGTTCGTTGGTGGATGGTATCCCGTATCCCCTGGCGCTCAGTGCAAACTGGGCGAAGAGGGCTATTCCAGCCGCCTGGGGCGTGGTGCCGTGGTCGGCGATGAAATCTGGGACCGCCAGTCGCGCATTCGTGTCAAAATCGGACCACTGACGCGATCGCACTACGACGATTTTCTACCGGGCGGTGACTCACACCGCCGTCTGAAGGCCTGGATTACCCTCTTTGCGGGTTTGGAGTGCGACGTGGAAGTGCAACTCGTGCTGCGCCGCGAGCAGGTGCCGGCCTGTGAGTTGAGCGGCGCTGGCGGCAAGGGCCCCCGTCTTGGCTGGACCACCTGGGTGAACAATAAGCCCTTTGACCGGCATCCCGACGATGCGGTTTTTGAGATCTTAAGGCCTGCCTGA
- a CDS encoding type VI secretion system Vgr family protein, whose product MPSSVQGEWPLKLTTPLGADFLLPEAYQMSEAISSLFRMEIEANVTPVADLAFDRLLGQKITLSMVLGDGSERHYNGIVSRITQGHRSYDTAYFSLEVVPKFWLLTRVERSRIFQQKSVPDILREVLGADAQFQLVGTFEPREYCVQYRESDFAFASRLMEEEGIFYFFKHTADDHKMIVANSPAKHTDIAAPTTIIYEEVQGGTRADSRIHVWSKSQEIRSGKTTLRDYTFEIPAQNLEAIKTIMESATAGTVTHKLNISGGSALERYDNPGGYAKRFDGISKTGGEQASNLQKIFTDNTRTVEIRMQSEAVNALTIQGESNCQTLAAGSKFTLDRHFSDNGVYVLTSVQHSASHPMGTEANMESFTYENSFTCLPQAIPYRPPQVTPQPTVRGTQTAVVVGPSGEEIFPDKYGRVKVQFSWDREGQKDANSSCWVRVGTPWAGKQWGMIHIPRIGQEVIVDFIEGDPDRPIIVGSVYNADQMPPYTLPDNKTQSGIKSRSSKQGGTENFNEFRFEDKKGSEQVFLHAEKDLLTEVENDETRNVDHDRITTIKNDETKTIKEGNETITIEQGDQTFTIKVGKQTITIQADQATTIKQGNQTLDIKMGNQTTTLDMGNQSTKLKMGNQTTKLDLGKAETEAMQSIELKVGQSSIKVDQMGVTIKGMMIKIEGQIQVQVKGLITQINGDAMLMEKGGIVMIN is encoded by the coding sequence ATGCCATCATCCGTTCAAGGCGAATGGCCACTGAAACTCACCACCCCACTGGGTGCGGATTTCCTACTTCCTGAAGCCTACCAGATGAGCGAAGCCATCTCTTCCCTCTTCCGGATGGAGATTGAAGCGAATGTCACGCCCGTGGCGGACCTTGCCTTCGACCGGCTGCTGGGGCAAAAAATAACGCTGAGCATGGTGCTGGGTGATGGCAGTGAACGCCACTACAACGGCATCGTCTCCCGCATTACGCAGGGGCACCGGAGCTACGACACCGCTTACTTTTCCCTGGAAGTCGTGCCGAAGTTCTGGCTGCTGACCCGAGTCGAGCGCAGCCGAATCTTCCAGCAGAAGTCCGTGCCGGATATTCTCCGTGAGGTACTTGGCGCGGACGCTCAGTTCCAGCTGGTCGGCACATTCGAGCCTCGTGAATACTGTGTCCAGTACCGGGAGTCCGATTTCGCCTTTGCTTCGCGCCTGATGGAAGAAGAAGGGATCTTCTATTTCTTCAAGCACACAGCCGACGACCACAAGATGATCGTCGCCAATTCCCCGGCCAAGCACACCGATATTGCCGCGCCCACCACTATCATCTATGAGGAAGTGCAGGGCGGCACCCGGGCCGACAGCCGCATTCACGTCTGGTCCAAGTCCCAGGAGATCCGCTCCGGCAAGACCACCCTCCGCGACTACACCTTCGAAATTCCTGCCCAGAACCTCGAAGCGATCAAGACCATCATGGAGTCGGCCACGGCCGGCACCGTAACTCATAAGCTGAACATCTCAGGCGGTTCGGCTCTCGAACGCTATGACAACCCGGGCGGCTACGCGAAGCGCTTTGACGGGATCTCCAAGACCGGCGGTGAGCAGGCCTCCAACCTCCAGAAGATCTTCACGGATAACACCAGGACCGTCGAGATCCGCATGCAGTCCGAAGCCGTGAATGCCCTCACGATTCAGGGTGAGAGTAACTGCCAGACCTTGGCCGCCGGCTCAAAGTTCACCCTCGACAGACACTTCTCCGACAACGGCGTCTACGTGTTGACCTCGGTTCAGCATTCCGCCAGCCACCCCATGGGCACCGAGGCGAATATGGAGTCGTTCACCTACGAGAACTCCTTCACCTGCCTCCCCCAGGCCATCCCCTACCGTCCGCCCCAGGTGACCCCCCAACCGACAGTGCGCGGCACCCAGACGGCGGTCGTGGTCGGTCCTTCCGGTGAAGAGATCTTCCCCGATAAATACGGCCGCGTGAAAGTTCAGTTCTCCTGGGATCGCGAAGGCCAGAAGGACGCGAACAGCTCCTGCTGGGTTCGCGTCGGCACTCCCTGGGCCGGAAAGCAGTGGGGCATGATCCACATCCCCCGCATCGGCCAGGAGGTCATCGTCGATTTCATCGAAGGCGATCCCGACCGGCCGATCATCGTCGGCAGCGTCTATAACGCTGATCAGATGCCACCCTACACCTTGCCGGACAACAAGACCCAGAGCGGCATCAAGAGCCGCAGTTCCAAGCAGGGCGGCACCGAGAACTTCAACGAATTCCGCTTCGAGGACAAGAAGGGTAGCGAACAGGTCTTCCTGCACGCCGAGAAGGATCTCCTCACCGAGGTGGAGAACGACGAGACCCGCAACGTCGATCATGACCGCATCACCACCATCAAGAACGACGAGACCAAGACGATCAAGGAAGGCAACGAGACCATCACGATCGAACAGGGCGACCAGACCTTTACCATCAAAGTCGGGAAGCAGACCATCACCATCCAGGCCGACCAGGCCACCACCATCAAGCAGGGCAACCAGACCCTCGACATCAAAATGGGCAACCAGACGACAACCCTCGACATGGGCAACCAGTCGACGAAGTTGAAGATGGGCAACCAGACCACCAAGCTCGATCTCGGCAAGGCCGAAACCGAGGCCATGCAGTCCATTGAATTGAAGGTCGGCCAGAGTAGTATCAAAGTAGATCAGATGGGCGTGACCATCAAGGGCATGATGATTAAGATCGAAGGCCAGATTCAGGTGCAGGTGAAGGGCCTGATCACGCAGATTAACGGCGATGCGATGCTGATGGAAAAGGGCGGCATCGTGATGATCAACTAA
- a CDS encoding DUF6931 family protein: MSTAPQSGKPPKTVAELCQVAELGEAAAQLATPEIAAPDFIQAMVGAEEFPDAVKFLAFSLPKRESIWWAWVCARRASGATPPPVIKAALDATEKWIAQPTDAHRRAAMAAAEKADFGTPAGCAALSVFFSGGSVAPPEAPALEAAEYSTAKAVAGAVTFSALSGDPQGASEAFRSFIAQGVEVARKIRIWEPAS, translated from the coding sequence ATGAGCACTGCACCTCAATCCGGGAAGCCGCCCAAGACGGTGGCCGAACTCTGCCAGGTGGCCGAGTTGGGCGAAGCCGCGGCGCAACTGGCTACCCCCGAAATCGCGGCGCCCGACTTTATCCAGGCGATGGTGGGCGCGGAAGAGTTCCCTGACGCTGTGAAGTTCCTCGCCTTCTCGTTGCCGAAGCGGGAGTCGATCTGGTGGGCCTGGGTCTGTGCTCGGCGCGCCTCCGGTGCGACCCCGCCGCCTGTCATCAAGGCTGCGCTCGACGCCACCGAGAAATGGATCGCCCAGCCCACCGATGCGCACCGTCGCGCGGCCATGGCCGCGGCCGAGAAAGCCGATTTCGGAACACCTGCCGGCTGCGCGGCCCTCAGCGTTTTTTTCAGCGGCGGCAGCGTCGCTCCACCGGAGGCGCCTGCTTTGGAGGCCGCCGAATACAGCACGGCCAAGGCAGTGGCCGGAGCTGTCACGTTTTCCGCCCTAAGCGGCGACCCGCAGGGGGCTTCGGAAGCATTCCGCAGCTTCATTGCGCAGGGGGTCGAAGTGGCGCGTAAAATCAGGATATGGGAGCCGGCGTCGTAG